A single region of the Myxococcaceae bacterium JPH2 genome encodes:
- a CDS encoding ABC transporter ATP-binding protein — protein sequence MTDRQRPAQSKAGVKAVWRALGYLRGYRWDTGGALLSILLLSAANLAAPQLVRRAIDGGLAKGEHRVLVFAVAGMVALAAARGLFTFFQGYLAERASQGVAFDLRDALFARIQRLSFSYYDQAQTGQLLTRLTNDVEQVRTFVGSGVVQVVASAAMLVGCAVLLLALNPILAIGALGAIAPIMWVLKSFVAKVGPLFGKGMILLSKLSTVLQEDLRGLRVVRAFSGEARETARYSALNDELLGQSLQAIDAMSTNFPFVGLFANLGTLVVVGLGGVLIFKDRLTLGELIAFNSYLGFLLMPIMTLGFLAAHLARAGASAVRVFELLDTAVEVADAPGARTLPPLEGRLELRDVHFRYAGSEREILRGVSFVAEPGQLVAILGTTGAGKSTIINLVPRFYDVTGGSVLVDGHDVRDVTLASLRGQIGVVLQDALLFSGTVRDNIAYGRPDASQEQVRAAAQAAQAAEFIEALPGGYDTVVGERGVGLSGGQRQRLAIARALLTEPRLLILDDSTSAVDAETEAAIQGALDRLMRKAGCTSLVIAQRISTVRDADLIIVLDEGRVAASGKHEELIATSELYNEILGSQLQPAAAMEAAS from the coding sequence ATGACAGACAGGCAACGGCCCGCGCAGTCCAAGGCAGGTGTCAAAGCCGTGTGGCGGGCCCTCGGCTACCTCCGCGGCTATCGGTGGGATACAGGAGGGGCCCTCCTCTCCATCCTCCTTCTCTCCGCGGCGAACCTCGCCGCGCCCCAGTTGGTGCGGCGCGCCATTGACGGCGGACTCGCCAAGGGCGAGCACCGGGTCCTGGTGTTCGCCGTGGCGGGCATGGTGGCGCTGGCCGCGGCCCGCGGCCTGTTCACCTTCTTCCAGGGGTACCTCGCGGAGCGGGCCTCGCAGGGCGTCGCGTTCGACCTCCGGGACGCGCTGTTCGCCCGCATCCAGCGCCTGAGCTTCAGCTACTACGACCAGGCGCAGACGGGGCAGCTCCTCACCCGGCTCACCAACGACGTGGAGCAGGTGCGCACGTTCGTGGGCTCGGGCGTGGTGCAGGTCGTGGCCTCCGCGGCGATGTTGGTGGGCTGCGCAGTGCTGCTGCTCGCGCTCAATCCCATCCTGGCGATCGGCGCACTGGGCGCCATCGCGCCCATCATGTGGGTGCTCAAGAGCTTCGTCGCGAAGGTGGGCCCGCTGTTTGGCAAGGGGATGATTCTCCTGAGCAAGCTCAGCACGGTGCTCCAGGAGGATCTGCGCGGGCTGCGCGTGGTGCGCGCCTTCTCCGGCGAGGCACGAGAGACCGCCCGCTACTCGGCCCTCAATGACGAGCTGCTCGGGCAGAGCCTCCAGGCCATCGATGCGATGTCGACCAACTTCCCCTTCGTGGGCCTCTTCGCGAACCTGGGCACGCTGGTGGTCGTGGGCCTGGGCGGGGTGTTGATCTTCAAGGACCGGCTCACGCTGGGCGAGCTCATCGCCTTCAACAGCTACCTGGGCTTCCTGCTGATGCCCATCATGACCCTGGGCTTCCTCGCGGCGCACCTGGCGCGCGCGGGCGCCTCGGCGGTCCGCGTCTTCGAGCTGCTCGACACGGCCGTGGAGGTGGCGGACGCGCCGGGGGCGCGCACGCTGCCTCCGCTGGAGGGGCGGCTGGAGCTGCGCGACGTCCACTTCCGCTATGCCGGCAGCGAGCGGGAGATCCTCCGCGGCGTGAGCTTCGTCGCGGAGCCCGGGCAGTTGGTGGCCATCCTCGGCACCACGGGCGCGGGCAAGAGCACCATCATCAACCTGGTGCCCCGGTTCTACGACGTGACGGGCGGCAGCGTGCTCGTGGACGGCCACGACGTGCGCGACGTCACGCTCGCCAGCCTGCGCGGGCAGATTGGCGTGGTGCTCCAGGACGCCCTGCTCTTCTCGGGCACCGTGCGCGACAACATCGCCTACGGCCGGCCCGACGCGAGCCAGGAGCAGGTCCGTGCGGCGGCGCAAGCAGCCCAGGCGGCGGAGTTCATCGAAGCCCTGCCGGGCGGCTATGACACGGTGGTGGGCGAGCGCGGCGTGGGATTGTCGGGAGGACAACGCCAGCGGCTCGCCATCGCGCGGGCGCTGCTCACCGAGCCTCGCCTGCTCATCCTCGACGACAGCACCTCCGCGGTGGATGCGGAGACGGAGGCTGCCATCCAGGGCGCGCTGGACCGGTTGATGCGCAAGGCGGGCTGCACCTCGCTCGTCATCGCGCAGCGGATCAGCACCGTGCGCGACGCGGACCTCATCATCGTGCTCGACGAAGGGCGCGTGGCGGCGAGCGGCAAGCACGAGGAGCTCATCGCGACCAGTGAGCTGTACAACGAGATTCTCGGCTCGCAGCTGCAGCCAGCCGCAGCCATGGAGGCCGCGTCATGA
- a CDS encoding GlsB/YeaQ/YmgE family stress response membrane protein gives MSLETLLLWAVIGLVAGWLASAVVGGGYGLVGDIVVGIVGSFLGGFIFRALHAGAPFGGLAGTIFVAFIGAVALLLVLRAIHSTTMRRT, from the coding sequence ATGTCACTGGAGACACTGCTGCTGTGGGCAGTGATTGGACTCGTCGCCGGGTGGCTGGCCTCCGCCGTCGTTGGCGGTGGCTACGGCCTCGTCGGAGACATCGTCGTGGGAATCGTGGGCTCGTTCCTCGGCGGATTCATCTTCCGAGCCCTCCACGCCGGGGCCCCGTTCGGCGGACTGGCGGGGACCATCTTCGTGGCCTTCATCGGAGCGGTGGCCTTGTTGCTCGTCTTGAGAGCCATCCACTCGACGACGATGAGGCGCACCTGA
- the add gene encoding adenosine deaminase → MVRDLIDLHIHVGGAVAPHILWSIAHQQGFKLPVKNYFDFVELITSRPGKVGSLDDYLKILHTWTEKIQSSPSAIERSVYEVIGKEYRGSRVTQIELRFNPMKRNLNSELDLDHIIHAALRGMDRAVLEYGVKVGLIFCLAREFDHKMNSIIVDKAIKYRTRGVYGIDLAGTEKDAMELRPQVVAQYEELFARARKAGLKCTVHTGETAGTGAEGVMSVVDKLKPHRIGHGIRAAYDEAAMKLLRENDITLELCPTSNLHTKAVEGLDELKHIMRTFWDRKVKFTINTDGPYLLETDMRREIELIESNGLLTSEQVDQTLAWARQASFIPS, encoded by the coding sequence ATGGTTCGCGACCTCATCGATTTGCACATTCATGTGGGCGGCGCCGTGGCGCCCCACATCCTCTGGTCCATCGCCCACCAGCAGGGCTTCAAGCTCCCCGTCAAGAACTACTTCGACTTCGTGGAGCTCATCACCTCGCGGCCCGGCAAGGTGGGCAGCCTGGATGACTACCTGAAGATTCTCCACACGTGGACGGAGAAGATTCAGTCCTCGCCGAGCGCCATCGAGCGCTCGGTCTACGAGGTGATTGGCAAGGAGTACCGCGGCAGCCGCGTGACGCAGATCGAGCTGCGCTTCAACCCGATGAAGCGCAACCTCAACTCCGAACTCGACCTGGACCACATCATCCACGCCGCGCTCCGAGGCATGGATCGGGCAGTGCTGGAGTACGGCGTGAAGGTGGGGCTCATCTTCTGCCTGGCCCGCGAGTTCGACCACAAGATGAACAGCATCATCGTGGACAAGGCCATCAAGTACCGCACGCGCGGTGTCTACGGCATCGACCTGGCCGGCACGGAGAAGGACGCCATGGAGCTGCGTCCCCAGGTGGTGGCGCAGTACGAGGAGCTGTTCGCCCGCGCGCGCAAGGCGGGGCTCAAGTGCACGGTGCACACGGGCGAGACGGCCGGCACGGGCGCCGAGGGCGTCATGTCCGTGGTGGACAAGCTCAAGCCGCACCGCATCGGGCATGGCATCCGCGCCGCGTATGACGAGGCCGCCATGAAGCTCCTGCGCGAGAACGACATCACGCTGGAGCTGTGCCCCACCTCCAACCTGCACACCAAGGCGGTGGAGGGTCTGGACGAGCTGAAGCACATCATGCGGACCTTCTGGGACCGCAAGGTGAAGTTCACCATCAACACGGATGGCCCGTACCTGCTCGAGACGGACATGCGGCGGGAGATTGAGCTCATCGAGTCCAATGGCCTGCTCACCTCGGAGCAGGTGGACCAGACGCTCGCGTGGGCGCGTCAGGCGTCCTTCATCCCGAGCTGA
- a CDS encoding DUF2089 domain-containing protein, with translation MPTRCPICGDRTHIERVRCGACDTAVEGRFSTGWVQQLAPEQLAFARVFLSCRGKIKDVEQVLGVSYPTVVARLDELVAALGGAGPLPPAPPPPPSPPLQSARGTQRRAQILDDLAAGLIDADEAARRLKRSQE, from the coding sequence ATGCCGACCCGGTGCCCCATCTGTGGTGATCGCACCCACATTGAGCGCGTCCGCTGTGGCGCCTGCGACACCGCCGTGGAGGGTCGGTTCTCCACGGGCTGGGTGCAGCAGCTGGCGCCCGAGCAGCTCGCGTTCGCCCGGGTGTTCCTGAGCTGCCGCGGGAAGATCAAAGACGTGGAGCAGGTGCTGGGCGTCTCGTACCCCACGGTGGTGGCGCGGCTGGACGAGTTGGTGGCGGCGCTCGGTGGCGCCGGACCGCTCCCGCCCGCTCCCCCGCCGCCTCCGTCGCCCCCGCTCCAGTCCGCGCGTGGCACCCAGCGCCGGGCCCAGATTCTCGATGACCTCGCGGCCGGGCTCATCGACGCAGACGAGGCCGCACGTCGACTGAAGAGATCCCAGGAGTGA
- a CDS encoding ABC transporter ATP-binding protein, protein MRRPGSIESMAEMEVQHAAQRGAVARRLLTELRPYRGMLTVAMVFIAVGAGAQALAPYLVSRAIDRDIGNRDLVGLAGTMGALLVVYVVGAFAQRAQTRRVGAMGQRVLAALRVRLFTQLQSLPLAYFDKRPLGDLMSRVASDVETLNQFFSQGLTQLLGSLIGLVGILVTMLLLNAPLALACFTIIPVMLATTWLFAARARRAYRKTRETVGDVTAELQEEIVGVRQAQAFNRTAMNIERFRQRNAANRDANVAAVGVTSAFSPAIDVLSALSTALVIGYGGSLVLAGRLSVGMLAAFLLYVQQFFRPVQLAASVYTLMQSALAGAERVFAIFDEPREPADVPGARVLQRVEGNLEFDRVSFHYDAANPVLRDVSFQVRRGQTVAIVGKTGAGKTTVASLIPRFYDVTSGVVRLDGHDVRQVTRASLRQQLAMVLQEPVLFSGTIADNIGYGKPDATREEIEAAARAVYAHDFIAALPKGYDSMLGEGGASLSQGQRQLLAFARAVITDPRVLILDEATANIDTRTEALIQQALATLLAGRTSIVIAHRLSTIRTADLILVIDAGRVAEQGTHDELIRRGGLYADLYQRQFREPQRVRSTG, encoded by the coding sequence ATGAGGCGCCCGGGAAGCATCGAGTCCATGGCGGAGATGGAGGTCCAGCACGCCGCCCAACGCGGGGCGGTCGCGCGGCGACTCCTGACGGAGCTGCGGCCGTACCGCGGCATGCTGACCGTGGCCATGGTGTTCATCGCGGTGGGAGCCGGAGCCCAGGCCCTCGCGCCCTACCTGGTCAGCCGCGCCATCGACCGGGACATCGGCAACCGAGACCTCGTGGGGCTCGCGGGCACCATGGGCGCGCTGCTCGTCGTCTATGTGGTCGGGGCCTTCGCCCAGCGGGCGCAGACCCGCCGCGTGGGCGCGATGGGCCAGCGCGTGCTCGCGGCGCTGCGCGTGCGACTCTTCACCCAGCTCCAATCGCTCCCGCTCGCCTACTTCGACAAGCGCCCCCTGGGCGACCTGATGAGTCGAGTCGCCAGCGACGTGGAGACGCTCAACCAGTTCTTCTCGCAGGGGCTGACGCAGTTGCTGGGGTCGCTCATCGGGCTGGTGGGCATCCTCGTGACCATGCTGCTGCTCAACGCGCCCTTGGCGCTCGCGTGCTTCACCATCATCCCCGTGATGCTGGCCACGACCTGGCTCTTCGCGGCGCGGGCCCGGCGCGCGTATCGCAAGACCCGCGAGACGGTGGGCGATGTGACGGCCGAACTCCAGGAGGAGATCGTCGGCGTGCGGCAGGCCCAGGCCTTCAACCGGACGGCGATGAACATCGAGCGCTTCCGTCAGCGCAACGCCGCGAACCGGGACGCGAACGTGGCCGCGGTGGGAGTCACCTCCGCGTTCTCTCCCGCCATCGACGTGCTGTCCGCGCTCTCCACCGCGTTGGTGATCGGGTATGGCGGCTCGCTCGTGCTCGCGGGGCGCCTCAGCGTGGGAATGCTCGCCGCGTTCCTGCTCTACGTGCAGCAGTTCTTCCGGCCCGTGCAGCTCGCAGCCTCGGTCTACACGCTGATGCAGTCCGCGCTCGCGGGCGCCGAGCGGGTGTTCGCCATCTTCGACGAGCCTCGCGAGCCCGCGGACGTCCCCGGGGCGCGCGTCCTGCAGCGCGTCGAGGGGAACCTGGAGTTCGACCGGGTGTCCTTCCACTACGACGCGGCGAACCCGGTGCTGCGCGACGTGAGCTTCCAGGTCCGCCGCGGACAGACCGTGGCCATCGTCGGAAAGACGGGGGCGGGCAAGACGACGGTCGCGAGCCTCATCCCCCGCTTCTATGACGTCACCTCCGGCGTGGTCCGCTTGGATGGCCACGATGTGCGCCAGGTGACGCGCGCGAGCCTTCGCCAGCAGCTCGCGATGGTGCTTCAGGAGCCCGTGCTCTTCTCGGGGACCATCGCGGACAACATCGGCTACGGGAAGCCGGACGCGACGCGTGAGGAGATTGAAGCGGCTGCGCGCGCCGTGTACGCGCACGACTTCATCGCGGCGCTGCCCAAGGGCTACGACAGCATGCTCGGGGAGGGAGGCGCCTCGCTGAGTCAGGGCCAGCGGCAGCTCCTCGCGTTTGCGCGCGCCGTCATCACGGATCCGCGGGTGCTCATCCTGGACGAGGCCACCGCGAACATCGACACCCGCACCGAGGCGCTCATCCAGCAGGCCCTGGCCACGCTGCTGGCCGGACGCACGAGCATCGTCATCGCGCACCGCTTGAGCACCATCCGGACCGCGGACCTCATCCTCGTCATCGACGCGGGTCGGGTCGCGGAACAGGGCACGCATGACGAGCTGATCCGCCGCGGCGGGCTGTACGCGGACCTGTACCAGCGGCAGTTCCGCGAGCCGCAGCGGGTGCGCAGCACGGGGTAG
- a CDS encoding quinone-dependent dihydroorotate dehydrogenase gives MYGLARAFLFRLDAERAHRLGIAGLRFLGRSRARCESMRARNLAHATGDLSVELAGLTFAHPVALAAGLDKEAEAVDGLFACGFSAVEIGTLTPRPQPGNPKPRLFRLPEHRAVINRMGFNNHGATAAAERLRARTWKPAPLGVNIGKNKDTPLERAVEDYVACVDQLGAWGDYVVVNASSPNTPGLRKLQEPEQLSALLRAVQERLQAVAPGKPLFLKIAPDLTPEAVDEVVDVARACRLAGLIATNTTITRPIEHPLTKEAGGLSGAPVRELSNAVIRRAYQRSGGALPIIGVGGVFTAQDVYEKLRAGATLVQVYTGFIYEGPGMVARILGELGGLLAKDGFTSARAAIGVDAGR, from the coding sequence ATGTACGGACTCGCGCGCGCATTCCTCTTCCGCCTCGACGCCGAGCGGGCACACCGCCTGGGCATCGCGGGCCTGCGCTTCCTCGGACGTTCCCGCGCGCGCTGCGAGTCCATGCGCGCGCGCAACCTGGCGCATGCCACGGGAGACCTGTCGGTGGAGCTGGCCGGGCTCACCTTCGCGCATCCGGTGGCGCTGGCGGCGGGGCTCGACAAGGAAGCCGAGGCGGTGGATGGGTTGTTCGCCTGCGGCTTCTCCGCGGTGGAGATCGGCACGCTCACGCCGCGCCCCCAGCCGGGCAATCCGAAGCCTCGCCTCTTCCGCCTGCCCGAGCACCGGGCCGTCATCAACCGGATGGGCTTCAACAACCACGGCGCCACGGCCGCGGCCGAGCGCCTCCGCGCCCGGACGTGGAAGCCCGCGCCGCTGGGCGTGAACATCGGCAAGAACAAGGACACGCCCCTGGAGCGCGCCGTGGAGGACTACGTCGCGTGCGTGGATCAGCTCGGCGCATGGGGGGACTACGTCGTCGTCAACGCGTCCTCGCCCAACACGCCGGGCCTGCGCAAGCTCCAGGAGCCCGAGCAGCTCTCCGCCCTCTTGCGCGCGGTGCAGGAGCGCCTTCAGGCGGTCGCCCCGGGCAAGCCGCTGTTCCTCAAGATTGCCCCGGACCTGACGCCCGAGGCGGTGGACGAAGTGGTGGACGTGGCGCGTGCGTGCCGGCTCGCGGGCCTCATCGCCACCAACACCACCATCACCCGCCCCATCGAGCATCCCCTGACGAAGGAAGCGGGCGGCCTCTCCGGCGCCCCCGTGCGCGAGCTGTCGAACGCCGTCATCCGGCGGGCGTATCAACGCAGCGGCGGCGCGCTGCCCATCATCGGCGTGGGCGGCGTCTTCACCGCGCAGGACGTCTACGAGAAGCTGCGCGCAGGCGCCACGCTGGTGCAGGTGTACACGGGTTTCATCTACGAGGGCCCGGGCATGGTGGCGCGCATCCTCGGTGAGCTGGGCGGGCTGCTGGCGAAGGACGGCTTCACGTCGGCGCGCGCCGCCATCGGGGTGGACGCCGGGCGCTGA
- a CDS encoding HAD family hydrolase produces MEEPMHRPRVAFLFDLDGTLVDSVYQHVLAWREALDAEGIPLSVWRIHRRIGMSGGLFTNMLLRETGLTLTPERIERLARGHAVAYRRWMKDVRPLPGARELLAALTEAGVPWAIATSGRMESASPIIDLLQVDRARVPIVTRDQVKYAKPDPDLFLEAAERLGVAIETSTVVGDSVWDMLAAQRARGLGIGLLSGGYGPDELERAGAYRVFDDPSDLLVHLDEVGGRR; encoded by the coding sequence ATGGAGGAGCCCATGCATCGTCCTCGGGTCGCGTTCCTGTTCGACCTCGATGGGACGCTCGTCGACAGCGTCTATCAACACGTCCTCGCCTGGCGCGAGGCGCTCGACGCCGAGGGCATTCCCCTGTCCGTGTGGCGCATCCACCGGCGCATCGGCATGAGCGGGGGCTTGTTCACCAACATGCTGCTGCGCGAGACGGGCCTCACCCTGACGCCGGAACGCATCGAGCGGCTGGCTCGGGGCCACGCGGTCGCCTACCGCCGCTGGATGAAGGATGTGCGCCCCTTGCCGGGCGCGCGCGAGCTGCTCGCCGCGCTGACGGAGGCGGGAGTCCCCTGGGCCATCGCGACCAGCGGCCGCATGGAGAGCGCCAGTCCCATCATCGACCTGCTCCAGGTGGACCGCGCCCGGGTGCCCATCGTCACGAGGGATCAGGTGAAGTACGCCAAGCCGGATCCGGACCTGTTCCTGGAGGCCGCGGAACGGCTGGGCGTCGCCATCGAGACGAGCACCGTGGTGGGGGACAGCGTCTGGGACATGCTCGCCGCCCAGCGGGCCCGAGGCCTGGGGATCGGGCTGCTGTCGGGCGGCTATGGCCCCGACGAGCTGGAGCGCGCCGGGGCCTATCGCGTGTTCGATGATCCCTCCGACCTCCTCGTCCACCTGGACGAAGTGGGCGGCCGGAGGTGA
- a CDS encoding S8 family serine peptidase has protein sequence MIRSLTQAVLAASLLAVACGPQSDSPEPTSNAEEVGHVAQLLRRPQARPGEYIVVLRDGAPDVRLRGAADVGQELTARHGGKVLRTYQHALQGFLANMSEAQVQALLADPRVAYVQENGRLHVVGTQTGATWGIDRIDQRNLPRDSSYTYNVDGTGVHAYIIDTGMRLNHTEFTGRVGEGHDSIDNDADPSDCHGHGTHVAGTVGGTTWGVAKKVTLHAVRVLDCTGYGDDAQVVDGMDWVTAHHIKPAVANMSLGGDPSQAVDDATERMIAAGVATAVAAGNDSANACSYSPSRTPNAITVGSTTSSDARSSFSNYGTCVDIFAPGSSITSASYSSTTGSTSMSGTSMASPHVAGAAALYLSANPGATPAQVRDALVANATSGKVTSPGTGSPNLLLYTLFITGGPADTTAPTTSLTAPSGGAVLSGTSTVSATASDNVGVSRVEFYAGTTLLGTDATAPYALDWNTASVANGAYVLTAKAYDAAGNVGTSSSVSVTVDNVVGSCAISEQLLANPGFESGNTGWSLSTDVIDGTTSGSAPRTGTYKGWLNGYGSSHTDYLYQQVTIPSTACSASLSVWVKITTSETTTTTVYDTLAIQVQNSAGTVLGTLATYSNLDKGTAYVQRTFDLSAYKGQTVRIYVKGTEDAADATSFFLDDTAVNVTR, from the coding sequence ATGATCCGGAGCCTGACCCAGGCGGTGCTGGCCGCCTCGCTGCTCGCAGTGGCGTGTGGACCGCAGTCCGATTCACCTGAACCGACGTCGAACGCGGAAGAGGTAGGGCACGTGGCCCAGCTCCTGCGCAGGCCGCAGGCGCGTCCTGGCGAGTACATCGTGGTGCTGCGCGATGGCGCCCCGGATGTCCGCCTGCGTGGCGCCGCGGACGTCGGTCAGGAGCTGACCGCGCGGCATGGCGGCAAGGTGCTGCGCACGTATCAGCACGCGCTGCAGGGCTTCCTCGCGAACATGAGCGAGGCCCAGGTCCAGGCGCTGCTCGCGGATCCGCGCGTGGCCTATGTGCAGGAGAACGGCCGGCTGCACGTGGTGGGGACCCAGACGGGCGCCACCTGGGGCATCGACCGGATTGATCAGCGCAACCTCCCGCGCGACAGCTCGTACACGTACAACGTCGATGGCACCGGCGTGCACGCGTACATCATCGACACCGGCATGCGGCTGAACCACACGGAGTTCACCGGTCGCGTCGGCGAGGGGCATGACTCCATCGACAACGACGCGGACCCGAGCGACTGCCATGGCCACGGCACGCACGTGGCGGGCACGGTGGGCGGCACCACGTGGGGCGTGGCGAAGAAGGTGACGCTGCATGCGGTGCGCGTCCTGGACTGCACGGGCTACGGCGACGACGCGCAGGTCGTCGACGGCATGGACTGGGTGACGGCCCATCACATCAAGCCCGCGGTCGCCAACATGAGCCTCGGAGGAGATCCCTCGCAGGCGGTGGATGACGCCACGGAGCGGATGATCGCCGCGGGGGTCGCCACGGCGGTTGCCGCGGGAAACGACTCGGCCAATGCGTGCAGCTACTCGCCGTCGCGCACGCCCAACGCCATCACCGTGGGCTCCACCACGAGCAGCGACGCGCGCTCCTCGTTCTCCAACTATGGGACGTGCGTGGACATCTTCGCGCCGGGCTCCAGCATCACCTCGGCCTCGTACTCCAGCACCACCGGCAGCACGTCCATGAGCGGGACGTCCATGGCGTCTCCTCACGTGGCGGGCGCCGCGGCCCTGTACCTGAGCGCCAACCCCGGAGCGACACCGGCGCAGGTGCGCGACGCGCTCGTCGCCAACGCCACCTCCGGCAAGGTGACGAGCCCCGGCACCGGCTCGCCCAACCTGCTGCTCTACACGCTCTTCATCACCGGCGGCCCGGCCGACACCACCGCGCCCACCACCTCCCTCACCGCTCCCTCGGGCGGTGCCGTTCTCAGCGGCACCTCGACCGTGAGCGCCACGGCGTCCGACAACGTGGGCGTCTCGCGCGTGGAGTTCTACGCGGGCACCACCTTGCTGGGCACCGACGCCACCGCGCCGTACGCGCTCGACTGGAACACCGCCTCCGTGGCCAACGGCGCCTACGTCCTCACCGCGAAGGCGTATGACGCCGCGGGCAACGTGGGCACGTCCTCCAGCGTGTCCGTGACGGTGGACAACGTGGTGGGCAGCTGCGCCATCTCTGAGCAACTGCTGGCCAACCCGGGCTTCGAGAGCGGCAACACCGGGTGGAGCCTGAGCACGGATGTCATTGATGGCACCACGTCTGGCAGCGCCCCGCGCACGGGCACGTACAAGGGCTGGCTCAACGGGTACGGCTCCAGCCACACGGACTACCTCTATCAGCAGGTCACGATTCCCTCGACGGCGTGCTCAGCCTCGCTGAGTGTCTGGGTGAAGATCACCACCTCGGAGACCACGACGACGACGGTCTACGACACGCTGGCCATCCAGGTGCAGAACAGCGCGGGCACGGTGCTGGGCACGCTGGCCACGTACAGCAACCTGGACAAGGGGACAGCGTACGTCCAGCGCACGTTCGACCTGAGCGCCTACAAGGGGCAGACCGTTCGCATCTACGTCAAGGGCACGGAGGACGCGGCGGACGCCACCAGCTTCTTCCTGGATGACACCGCGGTGAACGTCACGCGCTGA
- a CDS encoding acyltransferase → MSLTQPSAPIATAPEPSALPLPHDAARGSGKTLSLEGLRGLAAFTVILSHCVFGFYPFLHEGAATQLQAPWEPVILNSPFCALYNGTFSVCVFFVMSGYVLTRKFFAQGEVEPLQEAAVKRYLRLAPPVLGSVLFGYVLLKAGLFPAGKSDLGPFLAGAYQHEASLLAATKEGLYRALILGEAQYNYVLWTIQAEFIGSIALFAFLALFGRFRGSGWLAAATSLILIKQFPVNGLCVAMFFVGAYMHRWPDIGRRPVLLAVAVLAGLYLGGYHWNSASYTHLVTLANWLQARGKTAEWPLFFPALGAVLLVWGIVRENAVSRFLSLRPLVWLGDKSFAIYLLHSAVLSSLGVFVYMGLPTHLSYLTRASAASLSVIAGTLLVAIPFARFVDARSVRLSTWFGKLAMGQLQAFPGTGAAKRASQR, encoded by the coding sequence ATGTCACTCACGCAGCCCTCCGCACCCATCGCCACGGCTCCCGAGCCGTCCGCACTTCCGCTCCCCCACGATGCGGCGCGCGGCTCGGGAAAGACCCTCTCCCTCGAGGGATTGCGTGGGCTGGCGGCCTTCACGGTCATCCTCTCGCACTGCGTCTTCGGCTTCTATCCGTTCCTGCACGAGGGTGCCGCCACGCAGCTCCAGGCGCCGTGGGAGCCCGTCATCCTCAACAGCCCCTTCTGCGCGCTCTACAACGGCACGTTTTCCGTCTGCGTGTTCTTCGTGATGAGCGGTTACGTGTTGACGCGAAAGTTCTTCGCGCAAGGCGAGGTCGAGCCCCTGCAAGAGGCGGCGGTGAAGCGCTACCTGCGACTGGCGCCACCGGTGCTCGGCTCCGTCCTGTTCGGCTATGTCCTGCTCAAGGCGGGCCTGTTCCCGGCGGGAAAGAGCGACCTGGGCCCGTTCCTGGCTGGGGCCTATCAGCATGAGGCGTCATTGCTCGCCGCGACGAAGGAGGGCCTCTACCGGGCGCTCATCCTCGGCGAAGCCCAGTACAACTACGTGCTGTGGACTATTCAGGCGGAGTTCATCGGGTCCATCGCACTCTTCGCCTTCCTAGCCCTCTTCGGCCGCTTCCGTGGCAGCGGGTGGTTGGCCGCGGCCACCTCGCTGATCCTCATCAAGCAGTTCCCGGTGAACGGCCTCTGTGTTGCGATGTTCTTCGTGGGGGCATACATGCACCGCTGGCCCGACATCGGCCGTCGGCCTGTACTGCTGGCGGTCGCGGTGCTCGCGGGCCTCTACCTGGGCGGCTACCACTGGAACAGCGCCTCGTACACTCACCTCGTCACACTGGCCAACTGGCTCCAGGCCCGAGGCAAGACCGCGGAGTGGCCGCTGTTTTTCCCCGCGCTGGGTGCGGTGCTGCTCGTCTGGGGAATCGTGCGGGAGAACGCCGTCTCGCGGTTCCTCTCGCTGCGTCCGCTCGTGTGGCTGGGGGACAAGTCCTTCGCCATCTATCTCCTGCACAGCGCGGTGCTGTCGTCGCTGGGCGTGTTCGTCTACATGGGATTGCCCACGCACCTGTCCTATCTGACACGGGCGAGCGCGGCGTCCCTCTCCGTCATCGCAGGCACCCTGCTCGTCGCGATTCCCTTCGCACGCTTCGTCGACGCGCGTTCGGTGCGGCTCTCCACGTGGTTCGGCAAGCTCGCCATGGGCCAGCTCCAGGCATTTCCTGGAACGGGCGCTGCGAAGCGAGCATCGCAACGCTAG